The Conger conger chromosome 11, fConCon1.1, whole genome shotgun sequence genome includes the window TAAAGAGCTTTGTGCAACAGCTGTCAAAACCATACTCCGTTCTCCAGCTTTAGCTTGCAGCTTTCCTCGCGTTTCCACTTTCCCTGTTCGTATGAAGAAGACGATCTTGTCGTGGGACCAATCTTTTCTATCCAGGTTTCCTTcacagctcctccaggatgggtGCCTTTATTGCTAAATTATTACTCCCAACCGTCAGCAGTCTGGCGCTCCTGCTGGATGTCAGTGTGGCCACCAAACGAGGCTTTCACATGGAGGCGATGGTCTACTTCTTTACCATGTTTTTCACTGTGGTAAGAGCCCCATTAGCTTGTATGTGTTTATGGATAGGCTCTGGACTCTTGAAGAGAAAGACATAAATTTGCATGAGCTGACAtctgaattaaaatgtgtgattagacTGCAGAAAATTGTACTGAAATGTTCTGTATGTATTATGTACAGTTTTTCTTTATAAACACCCGAGACAACAGAAAGAATGacaatttcaatgttttttgacatttcttggatgacaaaaatatatttttatggtagaaatatttggaaaaacatttttattgaatttattgtAGTGTACATTTCAGTAGATATAATATATGGTTCTTGATGTTAAGACCAGAGGCTGTTCCCTACAggcaaaaaaattgaaaaaaaaaagaattgcctTTTGAAGTCTCTGGAGGATGTACCATTATTGCACAGCACATGTTTATTGGCTTTCTGTGGTTAATTGTAAgcactttttaaataattactgTAACTGAGAATGTAAATTAAGTGTATTATGATACTGAACTATGTAAATATAGGGATCTTTGAACAAACAGAATCTGTTTCATTCCAGATATACCATGCATGTGATGGACCTGGACTGTCTATCCTATGTTTCATGAAGTATGATATTCTTGAATACTTCACCGTCTTTGGAACAGCAATCTCCATATGGGTCACCCTACTAGGTTTGTTAAATGACTATAAAAACAGGAATATTGTCATTTTGccactttttaaaattctgtAAATTATGTCCTTGCTGTTTTCCAGAACATCGTTcagagtgtgttttgtgtttgcttaTTCCCAGCCCTAGGAGACTTTGACGAACCCAAGCGTTCTAGCCTCACTATGTTTGGGGTTCTGACTACTGCTGTGAGAATCTACCAGGACCGATGGGGATATGGCGTTTATTCTGGGCCGATTGGAACGGCTGTGCTGATGATTACTGTAAAATGGGTTAGTTTATCCAGGCACTTTAACATTTGATTACATTGTAATAAAAGGGAATCGCTGCATTTGTCCATCTGCATTTGTCCATCAGCATTTGAACACCattttgtgtatgtgcacgttGCTGGTTTATCAACAGCTGAAGAAGATGAAGGAAAAGAAAGGACTATATCCAGAGAAAAGTGTTTACACACAGCAGGTGGGACCAGGCTGCTGCTTTGGTGCACTGGCGTTGATGTTGCGATTCTTCTTTGAGGTATTAACTCCCTTTGTCATAACTTgctcttatttattttcaagtgtttttttaagGATTATATTGCCAATGAATTAGGGAACTGCTGCACCCTAGTGTAGATTGATaaatggcatttttatacattttatacccAGCACTCACCAAATAGTAATTACAgctgtgtttatacatagtccccccatttcagggcaccataatgtttgggatacagcaatgttatgtaaatgaaagtagtcatgttcctaataaagtgctcggtgagtgtatgtgaaaaagtgtttgcccccttcctgatttcttatttttttgcatgtttgtcacacttaaatgtttcagatcatcaaacaaatttaaatatattgaaaaagtgattgcccccccctgttaaaacataacttaactgtggtttatcaaacctgagttcaatttctctagccacacccaggcctgattactgccacacctgttctcaatcaagaaattacttaaataggacctgcctgacaaagtgaagtagaccaaatgatcctcaaaagctagacatcatgccgagatctaaagaaattcaggaacaaatgagaaagaaagtaattgagatctatcagtctggaaaaggttataaagccattactaaagctttgggactccagcgaaccacagtgagagccattatccacaaatggcgaaaacatggaacagtggtgaaccttcccaggagtggccggccgaccgaaattaccccaagagcgcagcgacgactcatccaagaggtcacaaaagaccccacaacaacatccaaagaactgcaggcctcacttgcctcagttaaggtcagtgttcatgactccaccataagaaagagactgggcaaaaatggcctgcatggcagagttccaagacgaaaaccactgctgagcaaaaacaacattaaggctcgtctcaattttgccagaaaacatcttgatgttccccaagacttttgggaaaatactctgtggtctgacgagacaaaagttgaactttttggaaggtgtgtgtcccattacatctggcgtaaaagtaacaccgcatttcagaaaaagaacatcataccaacagtaaaatatggtggtggtagtgtgatggtctggggctgttttgctgcttcaggacctggaagacttgctgtgataaatggaaccatgaattctgctgtctaccaaaaaatcctgaaggagaatgtccggccatctgttcgtgacctcaagctgaaacaaacttgggttctgcagcaggacaatgatccaaaacacaccaagactttggagtggcctagtcaaagtcctgacctgaatcctattgagatgctgtggcatgaccttaaaaaggcggttcatgctcaaaaaccctccaatgtggctgaattacaacaattctgcaaagatgagtgggccaaaattcctccacagcgctgtaagagactcattgcaagttgtcgcaaacgcttgattgcagttgctgctgctaagggtggcccaaccagttattaggtttagggggcaatcactttttcacacagggccatgtaggtttggattttttttctcccttaataataaaaaccttc containing:
- the mymk gene encoding protein myomaker; its protein translation is MGAFIAKLLLPTVSSLALLLDVSVATKRGFHMEAMVYFFTMFFTVIYHACDGPGLSILCFMKYDILEYFTVFGTAISIWVTLLALGDFDEPKRSSLTMFGVLTTAVRIYQDRWGYGVYSGPIGTAVLMITVKWLKKMKEKKGLYPEKSVYTQQVGPGCCFGALALMLRFFFEEWDYAYVHSFYHLSMAVSIILLLPKRNRHCGTGGNAAKLNCYTLCCCV